In the genome of Xanthomonas translucens pv. cerealis, one region contains:
- a CDS encoding TolC family outer membrane protein, with protein MIRRSLVLALTAALFPLAANATDLLQVYEMARNSDPQLASAESNRLYEKEGAVQARAALLPQINGSASLQRSHSEIERGSGELAGTGKSRSYAIQGQQTLINFAQFSTLRAQKARSLAADYSLTSANHDLIVRTSAAYFNVLVAIESLVAAQTNEAAAKKQFDYADKRLEVGLAPITDVHEARAQYDQARADTITARNSLQDLYQALTEITGQPVHDLRSLPEDFRPQLPADSGNIDGLIASALDKNPSLRANQYQVQQAEDNVSTARAGHLPTLNLSASAGRDANWGDGVSGSNSPRSDSNVIGLTLNVPIFAGGATQSAVRQALAQRDIAQDTYEQQKRALDRNTRNAYQTVVAGISEIEARRLAVVSAQAAYDASQVGLEVGTRTVLDVVQNQRTLYQAQLNYAQSRYNFLQNRLLLSQALGTLDVAEVQSINALLTQSAESKLNSGTSTQ; from the coding sequence ATGATCCGCCGATCCCTCGTTCTGGCGCTGACCGCCGCGCTGTTTCCGCTGGCCGCCAACGCCACAGACCTGCTGCAAGTCTACGAAATGGCCCGCAATAGCGACCCGCAGCTGGCCAGCGCGGAATCGAACCGGCTTTACGAAAAGGAAGGCGCGGTGCAGGCGCGCGCGGCGCTGCTGCCGCAGATCAACGGCTCCGCCTCGCTGCAGCGCAGCCACAGCGAGATCGAGCGTGGCAGCGGCGAACTCGCCGGCACCGGCAAGAGCCGCAGCTACGCGATCCAGGGCCAGCAGACCCTGATCAACTTCGCCCAGTTCTCCACCCTGCGCGCGCAGAAGGCGCGCAGCCTGGCCGCCGACTACTCGCTGACATCGGCCAACCACGACCTGATCGTGCGCACCTCGGCGGCCTACTTCAACGTGCTGGTCGCGATCGAATCGCTGGTCGCCGCGCAGACCAACGAAGCCGCCGCCAAGAAGCAGTTCGACTACGCCGACAAGCGCCTGGAGGTGGGCCTGGCGCCGATCACCGACGTGCACGAAGCGCGCGCACAATACGATCAGGCGCGCGCCGACACGATCACCGCGCGCAACTCGCTGCAGGACCTTTACCAGGCGCTGACTGAGATCACTGGGCAGCCGGTGCACGACCTGCGCAGCCTGCCCGAGGACTTCCGTCCGCAATTGCCGGCCGACAGCGGCAACATCGACGGCCTGATCGCCTCGGCGCTGGACAAGAACCCGTCGCTGCGCGCCAACCAATACCAGGTGCAGCAAGCCGAAGACAACGTCTCCACCGCCCGCGCAGGACACCTGCCGACGCTGAACCTATCGGCCAGCGCCGGCCGCGATGCCAACTGGGGCGACGGCGTGTCCGGCAGCAACTCGCCGCGCAGCGACAGCAACGTCATCGGCCTGACCTTGAACGTGCCGATCTTCGCCGGCGGCGCGACCCAGTCGGCGGTACGCCAGGCGCTGGCACAGCGCGATATCGCCCAGGACACTTACGAACAGCAGAAGCGCGCGCTCGACCGCAATACCCGCAACGCCTACCAGACCGTCGTCGCCGGCATCAGCGAAATCGAGGCGCGGCGCCTGGCGGTGGTCTCGGCACAGGCCGCGTACGACGCCTCGCAGGTCGGCCTGGAAGTGGGCACACGCACCGTGCTGGACGTGGTGCAGAACCAGCGCACCCTGTACCAGGCGCAGCTGAACTACGCGCAGTCGCGCTACAACTTCCTGCAGAACCGACTGCTGCTGAGCCAGGCACTGGGCACGCTGGACGTGGCCGAGGTGCAGTCGATCAACGCGCTGCTGACGCAGAGCGCCGAATCCAAGCTCAACTCCGGCACCAGCACCCAGTAA
- the leuB gene encoding 3-isopropylmalate dehydrogenase: MHADIVVLPGDGIGPEVAAAAVSVLRTIARRYQHSFEFHEHDIGGIAIDRHGEPLPAATLAACQQADAVLLGAVGGPKWSDPNAKIRPEQGLLAIRRGLGLFANLRPVKPHPAALDASPIKPHLLTGVDIVVVRELTGGIYFGDKTRTATDASDLCRYSVEEIERVLRSAFRLAQQRRNHVTSVDKANVLETSRLWRDVAARIGRDEFPDVRLEHQLVDSMAMHLLAKPREYDVIVTENMFGDILTDEASMLAGSLGLLPSASLGEGRIGLYEPIHGSAPDIAGKGIANPYATILSAALLLRHSLGLNAEAEAIEQAVDAALNAHAFTADLAAPGQGISTNAAARAVVERLQAHGSVPAEEAHE; this comes from the coding sequence ATGCACGCTGACATCGTCGTCCTTCCCGGTGACGGCATCGGCCCCGAAGTCGCCGCCGCCGCCGTCTCGGTGCTGCGCACCATCGCCCGCCGCTACCAGCACAGCTTCGAGTTCCATGAACACGACATCGGCGGCATCGCCATCGACCGCCATGGCGAGCCGCTGCCGGCGGCGACGCTGGCCGCCTGCCAGCAGGCCGATGCGGTGCTGCTGGGCGCGGTCGGCGGGCCGAAGTGGTCCGACCCCAACGCCAAGATCCGTCCCGAGCAGGGCCTGCTGGCGATCCGTCGCGGCCTGGGCCTGTTCGCCAACCTGCGCCCGGTCAAGCCGCATCCGGCGGCACTGGACGCCTCGCCGATCAAGCCGCACCTGCTCACCGGCGTGGACATCGTGGTGGTGCGCGAGCTGACCGGCGGCATCTATTTCGGCGACAAGACCCGCACCGCCACCGACGCCAGCGACCTGTGCCGCTACAGCGTCGAGGAGATCGAGCGGGTGCTGCGCAGCGCGTTCCGCCTCGCCCAGCAGCGCCGCAACCACGTCACCTCGGTGGACAAGGCCAACGTGCTGGAGACCTCGCGGCTGTGGCGCGACGTGGCCGCGCGCATCGGCCGCGACGAATTCCCGGACGTGCGCCTGGAGCACCAACTGGTCGATTCGATGGCGATGCACCTGCTGGCCAAGCCGCGCGAGTACGACGTGATCGTCACCGAAAACATGTTCGGCGACATCCTCACCGACGAGGCCTCGATGCTGGCCGGCTCGCTGGGCCTGCTGCCGTCGGCGTCGCTGGGCGAAGGCCGGATCGGCCTGTACGAGCCGATCCACGGTTCGGCCCCGGACATCGCCGGCAAGGGCATCGCCAATCCCTACGCCACCATCCTCAGCGCCGCGCTGTTGCTGCGCCACTCGCTGGGCCTGAACGCCGAAGCCGAGGCGATCGAACAGGCCGTGGACGCCGCGCTCAACGCGCACGCCTTCACCGCCGACCTGGCCGCACCCGGCCAGGGCATTTCCACCAATGCGGCCGCGCGTGCGGTGGTGGAACGGTTGCAGGCGCATGGCTCGGTGCCGGCCGAGGAAGCGCACGAGTGA
- a CDS encoding methyltransferase, with protein MLPAEGQRCNAQGEAGDASFVPVPGAPVLDLLAPRPGEQRLRQSASLARPTPLPTGMAGWLRTFAAPFLAGLNAAIRHDILANAVALLTPTLCDDRDRWSADDVRLRFHAMVPALADA; from the coding sequence ATGCTGCCGGCCGAGGGCCAGCGCTGCAACGCGCAGGGCGAGGCTGGCGACGCCAGCTTCGTGCCGGTGCCGGGCGCACCGGTGCTGGACCTGCTGGCGCCACGGCCGGGCGAACAGCGCCTGCGGCAGAGCGCATCGCTGGCGCGCCCCACGCCGCTGCCGACCGGCATGGCCGGCTGGCTGCGCACGTTCGCCGCCCCGTTTCTGGCAGGCCTGAACGCCGCCATACGACATGACATTCTCGCTAACGCCGTCGCATTGCTGACGCCAACGCTATGCGACGATCGCGACCGCTGGAGCGCCGACGACGTCCGCCTGCGCTTCCACGCCATGGTGCCGGCCCTGGCCGACGCCTGA
- the leuC gene encoding 3-isopropylmalate dehydratase large subunit yields MNPAPRTLYDKLWDAHVVVPESATAPAVLYIDLHLIHEVTSPQAFTELKARGLAPRRPDRTKATMDHSTPTLPRGADGKLPYYTKASEAQVDMLARNCADYGIELFDMASDNRGIVHVIAPEQGFTQPGMTIVCGDSHTSTHGAFGALAFGIGTSEVGYVLATQCLLQRKAKTMSITVDGPLAPGVGAKDVILHIIGVIGVNGGTGHVLEYRGSTIEAMDMEQRMTLCNMSIEAGARAGMVAPDQVTFDWMANTPRGPKGAEFDAAVQRWSQLRSDPGARFDVDVRIDAREIRPTLTWGTHPGTAIAVDVPIPAAQDAAAQKGLDYMHFESGHALIGTPVDVVFVGSCTNGRLSDMREVAQVLRGRRVAPTVRMLVVPGSEIVKRQAEAEGIHEVVRAAGAEWRESGCSMCIAMNGDLVAPGQLAVSTSNRNFEGRQGPGSRTLLASPMTAAWAAVNGKVSDPRTLFAEVA; encoded by the coding sequence ATGAACCCAGCCCCACGCACCCTGTACGACAAACTGTGGGACGCGCACGTCGTCGTCCCCGAAAGCGCCACCGCCCCGGCGGTGCTGTACATCGACCTGCACCTGATCCACGAGGTGACCTCGCCGCAGGCGTTCACCGAACTGAAGGCGCGCGGACTGGCGCCGCGCCGGCCCGACCGCACCAAGGCGACGATGGACCATTCCACGCCGACCCTGCCGCGCGGTGCCGACGGCAAGCTGCCTTACTACACCAAGGCCTCCGAGGCGCAGGTGGACATGCTCGCGCGCAACTGCGCCGACTACGGCATCGAGCTGTTCGACATGGCCTCGGACAACCGCGGCATCGTGCACGTGATCGCGCCCGAGCAGGGCTTCACCCAGCCCGGCATGACCATCGTCTGCGGCGACAGCCACACCTCCACCCACGGCGCGTTCGGTGCGCTGGCGTTCGGCATCGGCACCAGCGAGGTCGGTTACGTGCTGGCCACCCAATGCCTGCTGCAGCGCAAGGCCAAGACCATGTCGATCACCGTCGACGGGCCGCTGGCGCCGGGCGTTGGCGCCAAGGACGTAATCCTGCACATCATCGGCGTGATCGGGGTCAACGGCGGCACCGGCCACGTGCTGGAGTACCGCGGCTCCACCATCGAGGCGATGGACATGGAGCAGCGCATGACCCTGTGCAACATGTCGATCGAGGCCGGCGCACGCGCCGGCATGGTCGCGCCGGACCAGGTCACCTTCGACTGGATGGCGAACACGCCGCGCGGACCCAAGGGTGCGGAGTTCGACGCTGCCGTGCAGCGCTGGTCGCAGCTGCGCAGCGATCCCGGCGCGCGCTTCGACGTGGACGTGCGCATCGACGCGCGCGAGATCCGCCCGACCCTGACCTGGGGCACCCACCCGGGCACCGCGATCGCGGTGGACGTGCCGATTCCGGCGGCGCAGGACGCGGCGGCGCAGAAGGGCCTGGACTACATGCATTTCGAATCCGGCCACGCGCTGATCGGCACCCCGGTGGACGTGGTGTTCGTCGGCTCGTGCACCAACGGCCGGCTCAGCGACATGCGCGAAGTGGCGCAGGTGCTGCGCGGCCGCCGCGTCGCGCCGACCGTGCGCATGCTGGTGGTGCCGGGCTCGGAGATCGTCAAGCGCCAGGCCGAGGCCGAGGGCATCCACGAGGTGGTGCGCGCCGCTGGCGCCGAATGGCGCGAGTCCGGCTGCTCGATGTGCATCGCGATGAACGGCGACCTGGTCGCGCCGGGGCAACTGGCGGTGAGCACCAGCAACCGCAATTTCGAAGGCCGCCAGGGTCCCGGCTCACGCACCTTGCTGGCCTCGCCGATGACCGCGGCCTGGGCCGCGGTGAACGGCAAGGTCAGCGACCCGCGCACGCTGTTCGCGGAGGTCGCCTGA
- a CDS encoding ligand-binding sensor domain-containing diguanylate cyclase, with protein MKQGEQRHIVASGVHVLRRRLRNALLLMILLCACCATGAPLAQAALPVSERAVTERPTLARWTTYEGLPHNLVHALAQDRDGLLWVGTWEGVARFDGRSFTVFDRQNTPGMEMSGVFAIVPEADGGVLIGTAYDGVFRYYGGRWEHLGDARAQRLRVASMLRGRDGTLWVGSEDGLFRIEADGRLSATAVALPNGRITALLQQPDGGVLVGTAQGLFRLDPAMRRARRWGRTPAMRTAAVRRLSHDRDGGLLVAGDAGVFWLHADGQLQWLRQGQRVDAALQDRQGQLWTSLSSGQLLRRSPSGANEEMLSISGVVSSALIEDREGLVWAGSTDGLFRIAAGDAGGLTRHDGLGSDYVRVVQQSADGAIWIGHAAGLDRWQHGRITALRIAASGRDPSVLALAAANDGGMWAGTYDQGVLLLAPDGAVRQRLGSEAGLPQAMVRALLQDADGGLWIGSNAGLAYRNHGHTRLYTLADGLPALQVQALYRDHAGVLWIGTSDGIAALAANGTLRRWPAGTGFPAHNAFDFLEDADGTLWIGSDRGLLRLRDGRFCVYDHRVGLPRDKLFRIIDDARGHLWATSNQGVFRIARAGIAQLDAGRRAQLAVEVVDRSDGMPGNQSNGSSAPAGWLSRDGNLLIPTSAGLALIDPALPSRHALRAPAVVIERLQVDGHAQPLRGDYRLPGSVGRLSVDYAGLSFRSPEKVRYRYRLYGFDREWIDAGSSEAAVYTNLPPGAYRLEVQATTSSADWSRSDLVGRASLQLDVVPPFWLRGPFVALAAIALSGLLLWWYRGRSHRHLRRQRRLNRIIAERTHELRAKNLALKLADFEREELVRKLAYQAGHDALTGLPNRRTADPHLTAALEHARATQSPLCVALLDIDNFKRINDTHGHEIGDEVLRRVGEVLRATLGEHAFAARHGGEEFLLVLPGLDREQARARLDQLRHRVAAVVVHDVDGRMVQCTASVGFACLGSALQSRRELLVLADQRLYQAKHEGRDRVIG; from the coding sequence ATGAAGCAGGGGGAGCAGCGTCACATCGTTGCCAGCGGCGTGCATGTGCTGCGCAGGCGTCTGCGCAACGCTTTGCTGCTGATGATCCTGCTGTGCGCCTGTTGCGCGACCGGCGCCCCGTTGGCGCAGGCGGCGCTGCCCGTGTCCGAGCGCGCTGTCACAGAGCGGCCGACGCTGGCCCGCTGGACCACGTATGAAGGCCTGCCACACAATCTGGTGCACGCGCTGGCGCAGGACCGCGACGGCCTGCTCTGGGTCGGTACCTGGGAAGGCGTGGCGCGCTTCGATGGCCGCAGCTTCACCGTGTTCGACCGGCAGAACACGCCCGGCATGGAGATGTCCGGCGTGTTCGCGATCGTGCCCGAAGCGGATGGCGGGGTGCTGATCGGCACCGCCTACGACGGCGTGTTCCGCTATTACGGCGGCCGCTGGGAGCACTTGGGCGATGCGCGTGCGCAGCGCCTGCGGGTGGCGTCGATGCTGCGCGGCCGCGACGGCACGCTGTGGGTCGGCAGCGAGGATGGCCTGTTCCGGATCGAGGCCGATGGCCGCCTGAGCGCCACCGCCGTCGCGCTGCCCAACGGCCGGATCACGGCATTGCTGCAACAGCCTGATGGCGGGGTGCTGGTCGGCACCGCGCAGGGATTGTTCCGCCTCGACCCGGCCATGCGCCGCGCGCGGCGCTGGGGCCGCACGCCGGCGATGCGCACGGCGGCGGTGCGGCGGCTCAGCCACGACCGCGACGGCGGGCTGCTGGTGGCCGGCGACGCCGGCGTGTTCTGGCTGCATGCCGACGGCCAATTGCAATGGTTGCGCCAGGGCCAGCGGGTCGATGCCGCGCTGCAGGACCGCCAGGGCCAGCTGTGGACCAGCCTGTCCAGCGGGCAATTGCTGCGGCGCTCGCCAAGCGGCGCCAATGAGGAGATGCTGTCGATCTCCGGCGTGGTCAGCTCGGCGTTGATCGAGGACCGCGAAGGCCTGGTCTGGGCCGGCAGCACCGACGGCCTGTTCCGCATCGCGGCCGGCGATGCCGGCGGCCTGACCCGGCACGACGGCCTCGGCAGCGACTATGTGCGGGTGGTGCAGCAGAGCGCCGATGGCGCGATCTGGATCGGCCATGCCGCCGGCCTGGATCGCTGGCAGCACGGCCGCATCACGGCGTTGCGCATCGCCGCCAGCGGCCGCGATCCGTCAGTGCTGGCGCTGGCCGCCGCCAACGACGGCGGCATGTGGGCCGGCACCTATGACCAGGGCGTGCTGCTGCTGGCACCCGACGGCGCGGTCCGGCAACGGCTGGGCAGCGAAGCGGGCCTGCCGCAGGCCATGGTGCGCGCGTTGCTGCAGGATGCGGACGGCGGGCTGTGGATCGGCAGCAATGCCGGTCTGGCCTACCGCAACCACGGCCATACCCGCCTGTACACCCTGGCCGATGGCCTGCCGGCGCTGCAGGTGCAGGCGCTGTACCGCGATCACGCCGGCGTGCTGTGGATCGGCACCAGCGACGGCATCGCGGCGCTGGCGGCGAACGGCACGCTGCGGCGTTGGCCGGCCGGCACCGGCTTCCCGGCGCACAATGCCTTCGACTTCCTGGAAGACGCCGACGGCACCCTGTGGATCGGCAGCGACCGCGGCCTGCTGCGCCTGCGCGATGGCCGCTTCTGCGTCTACGACCATCGTGTCGGGCTGCCGCGCGACAAGCTGTTCCGGATCATCGACGATGCCCGTGGCCATCTGTGGGCGACCAGCAACCAGGGCGTGTTCCGCATCGCCCGCGCCGGCATCGCGCAGCTCGATGCCGGCCGCCGCGCGCAGCTGGCGGTGGAGGTGGTCGATCGCAGCGACGGCATGCCCGGCAACCAGAGCAACGGCAGCAGCGCGCCGGCCGGCTGGTTGAGCCGCGACGGCAACCTACTGATCCCGACCTCCGCCGGCCTGGCGCTGATCGACCCGGCGCTGCCCAGCCGGCATGCGTTGCGCGCACCGGCGGTGGTGATCGAGCGGTTGCAGGTCGATGGCCACGCGCAGCCGCTGCGCGGCGACTACCGCCTGCCCGGCAGCGTCGGCCGGCTCAGCGTCGACTATGCCGGGCTGAGCTTCCGCTCGCCGGAGAAGGTGCGCTACCGCTATCGCCTGTATGGCTTCGACCGGGAGTGGATCGATGCCGGCAGCAGCGAGGCGGCGGTCTATACCAACCTGCCGCCGGGCGCCTATCGCCTGGAGGTACAGGCGACCACCAGTTCGGCCGATTGGTCGCGCAGCGACCTGGTCGGGCGCGCCTCGCTGCAGCTGGACGTGGTGCCGCCGTTCTGGCTGCGCGGCCCGTTCGTGGCGCTGGCGGCGATCGCGCTCAGCGGCCTGCTGCTCTGGTGGTACCGCGGGCGCAGCCACCGCCACCTGCGCCGCCAGCGCCGGCTCAACCGCATCATCGCCGAGCGCACCCACGAGCTGCGCGCGAAGAATCTGGCACTGAAGCTGGCCGATTTCGAACGCGAGGAGCTGGTGCGCAAGCTCGCCTACCAGGCCGGCCACGACGCGCTGACCGGCCTGCCGAACCGGCGCACTGCCGATCCTCACCTGACCGCGGCGCTGGAGCATGCGCGGGCCACGCAATCGCCGCTGTGCGTGGCGCTGCTGGACATCGACAACTTCAAGCGGATCAACGATACGCACGGCCACGAGATCGGCGACGAGGTGCTGCGCCGGGTCGGTGAGGTGTTGCGCGCCACGCTCGGCGAACATGCCTTCGCCGCGCGCCATGGCGGCGAGGAATTCCTGCTGGTGTTGCCAGGCCTGGACCGCGAGCAAGCGCGCGCGCGGCTGGACCAACTGCGCCACCGCGTCGCCGCGGTGGTGGTCCACGACGTCGATGGGCGAATGGTGCAGTGCACGGCCAGCGTCGGTTTCGCCTGTCTTGGTTCGGCGCTGCAAAGCCGGCGCGAATTGCTGGTACTGGCCGACCAGCGCCTCTATCAGGCCAAGCACGAAGGCCGCGATCGGGTGATCGGCTAG
- the leuD gene encoding 3-isopropylmalate dehydratase small subunit produces the protein MAGFAALTSASVVLRQTNIDTDQIIPARFLSTTERAGLGRNAFNDWRWQADGTPNPEFAFNQPQNAGRQILLAGRNFGCGSSREHAPWALTDLGLRAIVSSEIADIFRNNSLKNGLLPIVLDEADVQTLMQRPDDALTVDVAARELRTPDGRVYPFPLDEFSQTCLLEGVDELGYLLLRQPAIDQYEATHAR, from the coding sequence ATGGCCGGATTCGCCGCCCTCACCTCGGCAAGCGTGGTGCTGCGCCAGACCAACATCGACACCGACCAGATCATCCCGGCGCGGTTCCTGTCCACCACCGAACGCGCCGGCCTCGGCCGCAATGCGTTCAACGACTGGCGCTGGCAGGCCGACGGCACGCCGAACCCGGAGTTCGCATTCAACCAGCCGCAGAACGCCGGCCGCCAGATCCTGCTGGCCGGGCGCAACTTCGGCTGCGGCTCCTCGCGCGAACACGCGCCGTGGGCGCTGACCGACCTGGGCCTGCGCGCGATCGTCAGCAGCGAGATCGCCGACATCTTCCGCAACAACAGCCTCAAGAACGGGCTGCTGCCGATCGTGCTTGACGAGGCCGACGTGCAGACCCTGATGCAGCGCCCGGACGACGCATTGACCGTGGACGTGGCCGCGCGCGAACTGCGCACGCCCGATGGCCGCGTCTATCCGTTCCCGCTCGACGAGTTCTCGCAGACCTGCCTGCTCGAAGGCGTCGACGAGCTCGGCTACCTGCTGCTGCGCCAACCCGCCATCGACCAGTACGAGGCCACCCATGCACGCTGA
- the waaA gene encoding lipid IV(A) 3-deoxy-D-manno-octulosonic acid transferase, whose protein sequence is MRNDFIERLLRGLYSAVLYMLLPVTVYHLVWRGFRVRQYFQRWDERYASYPQARGRPRVWLHAVSVGEVNVAAPVVNALRAQRPDIRWVITTITPTGSERVRALWGDALDHVYLPYDVPGSVGRFLQHFRPSLALILETELWPNMLFGCRDRNIPVYVLNARLSARSLRGYRLLRPLIGRALRTVTCVAAQSQADAERFIELGADPQQVRALGNLKFDIAVPAQLPQFVAAFGERVAAARPVWIAASTHEGEEAAVIEMHRQLRRHWPDLLLLWAPRHPERFARVEALARDQGWRVVTRRQQQWPGAEDSVFVIDTLGELMMFYACAQVAFVGGSLQPIGGHNLLEPAAVGTPAVSGPHLHNFAEISRRMREAGAVAICEDAAAVCAALRELLGDAAARARMAEAGCALVANGRGALQRALQLIAEHLPPVAHDAQADE, encoded by the coding sequence ATGCGCAACGATTTCATCGAGCGGCTGCTGCGCGGCCTGTACTCGGCCGTGCTGTACATGCTGTTGCCGGTCACCGTCTATCACCTGGTCTGGCGCGGGTTCCGCGTGCGCCAGTACTTCCAGCGCTGGGACGAGCGCTACGCCTCGTATCCGCAGGCGCGCGGGCGGCCGCGGGTGTGGCTGCACGCGGTGTCGGTGGGCGAGGTCAACGTCGCCGCGCCGGTGGTCAACGCGCTGCGCGCGCAGCGCCCGGACATCCGCTGGGTGATCACCACCATCACCCCGACCGGGTCGGAGCGGGTGCGCGCGCTGTGGGGCGATGCGCTGGACCACGTCTACCTGCCGTACGACGTGCCGGGCAGCGTCGGCCGCTTCCTGCAGCATTTCCGCCCGAGCCTGGCGCTGATCCTGGAAACCGAGCTATGGCCGAACATGCTGTTCGGCTGCCGCGACCGCAACATCCCGGTCTATGTGCTCAATGCGCGGCTGTCGGCGCGCTCGCTGCGCGGCTACCGCCTGCTGCGACCGTTGATCGGGCGCGCGCTGCGCACGGTGACCTGCGTGGCGGCGCAGTCGCAGGCCGATGCCGAGCGCTTCATCGAGCTCGGCGCCGATCCGCAGCAGGTGCGCGCGCTGGGCAACCTGAAGTTCGATATCGCTGTGCCCGCGCAGTTGCCGCAGTTCGTTGCCGCGTTCGGCGAACGCGTGGCCGCGGCGCGGCCGGTGTGGATCGCCGCCAGCACCCATGAGGGCGAAGAGGCGGCGGTGATCGAGATGCACCGGCAACTGCGCCGGCACTGGCCGGATCTGCTGCTGCTGTGGGCGCCGCGCCATCCGGAACGCTTCGCCAGGGTCGAGGCGCTGGCGCGCGACCAGGGCTGGCGCGTGGTCACGCGTCGCCAGCAGCAGTGGCCCGGCGCCGAGGACAGCGTGTTCGTGATCGATACGCTGGGCGAATTGATGATGTTCTACGCCTGCGCCCAGGTCGCCTTCGTCGGCGGCAGCCTGCAGCCGATCGGCGGGCACAACCTGCTGGAACCGGCCGCGGTCGGCACGCCGGCGGTGAGCGGGCCGCACCTGCACAATTTCGCCGAGATCTCGCGGCGCATGCGCGAGGCCGGGGCGGTGGCGATCTGCGAGGACGCCGCGGCGGTGTGCGCGGCGCTGCGCGAGCTGCTGGGCGATGCGGCCGCGCGCGCGCGCATGGCCGAAGCCGGCTGCGCGCTGGTCGCCAATGGCCGCGGCGCGCTGCAGCGGGCGCTGCAGCTGATCGCCGAGCATCTGCCGCCGGTGGCGCACGATGCGCAGGCGGACGAGTAG
- a CDS encoding protein-L-isoaspartate O-methyltransferase family protein — MTIDYSQAREKMVEQQVRPWDVLDLRVLDVLARLPRETFVPESHRAVAYADLEIPLGHGQFMMKPVIEGRMLQALDLQPGEDVLEIGTGSGFISACLGELGREVVSLEIEPPLAAAARANLEAAGLGSNVRIESADAFGWHSDRRFDVVCITAPVTEIPAQFLAWLRPGGRLFAIRGRAPVMDAVLVHAEAGAPRVESLFETDLAYYLRGAAPVPQFTF; from the coding sequence ATGACGATCGACTACTCCCAAGCCCGCGAAAAGATGGTTGAACAGCAGGTGCGTCCCTGGGACGTGCTCGACCTGCGTGTGCTCGACGTGCTGGCGCGGCTGCCGCGCGAGACCTTCGTGCCGGAAAGCCACCGCGCGGTGGCCTATGCCGACCTGGAAATTCCGCTGGGCCACGGCCAATTCATGATGAAACCGGTGATCGAGGGGCGCATGCTGCAGGCGCTGGACCTGCAACCGGGCGAGGATGTGCTGGAGATCGGCACCGGCAGCGGCTTCATCAGCGCCTGCCTGGGAGAACTGGGCCGAGAAGTCGTCAGCCTGGAGATCGAGCCGCCCCTGGCCGCCGCCGCGCGCGCCAATCTGGAGGCAGCCGGGCTGGGCAGCAACGTGCGCATCGAGAGCGCCGACGCGTTCGGCTGGCACAGCGACCGCCGCTTCGACGTGGTCTGCATCACCGCCCCGGTCACCGAGATCCCGGCGCAGTTCCTGGCCTGGCTGCGGCCCGGTGGGCGCCTGTTCGCGATCCGCGGCCGTGCCCCGGTCATGGACGCGGTGCTGGTCCACGCCGAGGCCGGCGCGCCGCGCGTGGAATCGCTGTTCGAAACCGACCTGGCGTACTACCTGCGTGGCGCCGCGCCAGTCCCCCAGTTCACATTCTGA
- a CDS encoding TetR/AcrR family transcriptional regulator, which produces MGKRAAILEAAKQMFTELGFGGVSMDGIAARAGVSKLTVYSHYGDKETLFAEAVRAQCQALLPDDLFGHALKGPLRTQLVEIGLAFFAMISSEAAMATHRMMLAPGTGDEYVREMFWNAGPKRTQQDLAQLLQVHVAAGALEIADLGQAASQFFCLVKGELHSLMMCGLCRDPSRAQIQAHVQASVDFFLRAYAVR; this is translated from the coding sequence ATGGGCAAGCGCGCGGCAATCCTGGAAGCAGCCAAGCAGATGTTTACCGAACTGGGCTTCGGCGGCGTCAGCATGGACGGCATCGCGGCCCGCGCCGGGGTGTCCAAGCTCACCGTTTACAGCCATTATGGCGACAAGGAGACCCTGTTCGCCGAGGCGGTGCGCGCGCAATGCCAGGCGCTGCTGCCCGACGACCTGTTCGGGCACGCGCTGAAGGGGCCGCTGCGCACGCAGTTGGTGGAGATCGGCCTGGCGTTCTTCGCGATGATCAGCAGCGAGGCGGCGATGGCCACACACCGCATGATGCTGGCCCCCGGCACCGGCGACGAGTATGTGCGCGAGATGTTCTGGAATGCCGGCCCCAAACGCACCCAGCAGGACCTGGCGCAGCTGCTGCAGGTGCATGTCGCCGCCGGCGCGCTGGAGATCGCCGACCTGGGCCAGGCCGCCTCCCAGTTCTTCTGCCTGGTCAAGGGCGAACTGCACTCGCTGATGATGTGCGGCCTGTGTCGCGATCCCAGCCGCGCGCAGATCCAGGCCCATGTCCAGGCCAGCGTGGACTTCTTCCTGCGTGCCTATGCGGTGCGCTGA